TTTTCTTCCACTGTTGTTATCTGCCCGTTATTTTATCCTGTAATTCCAATACGGCTGCTGCCGTTATGGTATCTGTAATTAAAACATCTATGAGTTTTCCGCGAAGCGCTCCCAGCATTCCGCGTACCTTTGAAGGTCCGTGCGCAATCACTATGCGCTCTTTTCCGTTTACCAGATATTCCCACGGAATGCTGACACACTTCCGGTTCCATTCACAGTCTATCCAGTTTCCGTCCAAATCAAAAAACTGAGCGCACAGACTTCCCGCCGCGCCTTTCTTCTGAAGTTCATGACGGTGCTTCTCCGTCATATATCCCCACCAGTTTGGCATATCTCCTTTTACATCAAAGGTTCCGATGCTCATCAGCATCAAATCACATTTCTTCATCAGATACATTGCATCTGAAACTGCCGGTTCCCGCATCAGCTCTGCCTTAACAGCAAGATCGTCTACATACACCGGCGTATTTAAAACATAAGCCTTGCCGCCAAATGTATTCGCCAGAAATTCTACAAGCTCTGCCGACATATCCTGATTGATGCTGGCGCCAATAGTCTGCACAACCTTCAGATTACAATCGTGCTGCTTCCGCAGCATATGTACCGTCCGCGTTACATTATGGCTGCCCGTAATCCCGAACACACAGTCTCCCTTCAGCCTGTCCGAAATATACAGCGCCGCATAATTTATCAGCCCGTCCATAGCATTTGATGTCTGGTCCCCCTCAAAGCTTGTCAGGACGACGGGATTGCCGATTCCAAACTTTCTTTTTAATTCATTTTCATATGAATGCACGCGCGACAGATAATGCTTTACTTTGATATCAACAATCCCAAGGTCCTGCGCCTTCTGAAGTATTCTGCTTACCTTCGACCTGGAAAAATACAATTTTTCCGCTATCTCCGGCTGCATCATTCCAAGCTCATAATACATATGGGCAACCTGCGAATAAATAGCCAGCTTATCATCCCTTATAGCTCCGTCGTGTCTTGCCATAACCCGCTCCCTTTTTCAGTATTCCTTTGTAGTTGAAAAACACCTGTTAATTCTTTGCAAGCATCACCCTGCAGCGCTTTTTGTAACAGGCAATCCCATACTTCAAAATATGCGTGCTTCCTTCGTCCCGGAGCGTTTCTTCATAATGATTCTCCTCAATCTGCTCAAGCGCCTTCCGGCAGCACTCGTCCAGATTTCCGTTTTCCGCATATTTCACCTCGATCACCACGCCGGTTTCCTCATCTTCCATCATAAGCAGAATATCGCTGTATCCATCTCCCGCTTCCTCATTGGAAGATACGATCCATGCGTTATAGCAGCTCAGGATTCCAAGCAAAATCCCATGATAAAAGTTTTCTTTCAGACGTTTTTTCACAAAGGTGTCCCGGATACTGATCGTTCTTCTCAAAAAATCTGTAAAACGCTTCTCCACCTCCGCCGCATCGCCATCCTGCAGCGCCCGGCAGAATGCTTCTGTATCCGCTCTGTTGCTGCGCATGTCCTCCTTAAAAAGAGCCATGATCTGTTCCGTATAAATTTCCCGTATTTCCATATTCGGAATCGCAAGACAGAAAGTTTTCTTATCCGGCTTTCCCCTTTGCGTGAGATAGCCCGTCGTAAAAAGGACGCTCCAGATGTTATCCACCGTACTGTACATATCCTGATAGGTCAGCTCCTGACGGATTTCTTTTCGAATCGTCTCTCCGGCAACCAGCTTTTCAATCTCCTGTTTTACAGCCGACGTATCCGCCTGCTGTATGAAACGTCTTACCGCATCATTGCTGCTGGTATTTGACCAGTAATTCTGCGGCTGCGCCTCACGGTCTGCCCTCAGAGCATCACAATAATTAATTACATCCCACGGACAGTATACATCAACATTGCCAAACTGGTAACCATCATACCATTCCTTCGCCACTTTATAATTTGCGGACAACCCATAGTATTCCAATAAATTTTTTACTTCTGTGTCCGTAAATCCGAAATATTCATCAAATCTGACCTCTGCAATCGTCAGCACCCGCAGATTATTCAACCCAGTAAAAATGCTTTCTTTTGAAATGCGCATACAGCCAGTGAGCACCGCAAGCTGCAGGCTTTCGTTTGTTTTCAATGTCTGCTCAAACAGGTTACGGATGAATAACACCATCTGCTCATAATATCCCTGTTCAAAGGCTTTCGCCAGAGGCACGTCGTACTCATCAATTAATATAACCGTCTTTTCTCCATGATGCTTAAAGAGCAGCTCTGACAGAACCTTCAGACTGTTGCACAGGGCTCCCTCGCTTACCTCTGCGTCCAGCAGTCTGTCGTAGGCTTCTTTGTCGCGCTGCGTAAGCCGTTCGCTCTCCAGAAGATACTGGAAACGCCTGATTTCCCCCTGGAGCACCGGCACCGCCATCTCCAGCGCTTTTTCATAGGAGATAGCGTTAAGCCCCTTCAGCGATACAGAGATGACCGGAAATTTTCCCATATACCTTTCACACAGCTCTTTTTCCTCCGAAATTTTAAGACCGTCAAAAAGCGCCGGGTCGGTGTTCACGTCAAAAAAGTATTTCAGCATACTCATATTTAAAGACTTGCCGAACCTGCGCGGACGGGTAAACAGATTTACCTTGCCCCAGTTTTCCAGCAATTCCTTAATCATCCCGGTTTTATCCACATAATAAAAGCCTTCTGTACGGATTTCCTCAAAATTCTCGAT
This is a stretch of genomic DNA from Marvinbryantia formatexigens DSM 14469. It encodes these proteins:
- a CDS encoding sugar-binding transcriptional regulator; the protein is MARHDGAIRDDKLAIYSQVAHMYYELGMMQPEIAEKLYFSRSKVSRILQKAQDLGIVDIKVKHYLSRVHSYENELKRKFGIGNPVVLTSFEGDQTSNAMDGLINYAALYISDRLKGDCVFGITGSHNVTRTVHMLRKQHDCNLKVVQTIGASINQDMSAELVEFLANTFGGKAYVLNTPVYVDDLAVKAELMREPAVSDAMYLMKKCDLMLMSIGTFDVKGDMPNWWGYMTEKHRHELQKKGAAGSLCAQFFDLDGNWIDCEWNRKCVSIPWEYLVNGKERIVIAHGPSKVRGMLGALRGKLIDVLITDTITAAAVLELQDKITGR
- a CDS encoding AAA family ATPase is translated as MDTKRKMLPIGIENFEEIRTEGFYYVDKTGMIKELLENWGKVNLFTRPRRFGKSLNMSMLKYFFDVNTDPALFDGLKISEEKELCERYMGKFPVISVSLKGLNAISYEKALEMAVPVLQGEIRRFQYLLESERLTQRDKEAYDRLLDAEVSEGALCNSLKVLSELLFKHHGEKTVILIDEYDVPLAKAFEQGYYEQMVLFIRNLFEQTLKTNESLQLAVLTGCMRISKESIFTGLNNLRVLTIAEVRFDEYFGFTDTEVKNLLEYYGLSANYKVAKEWYDGYQFGNVDVYCPWDVINYCDALRADREAQPQNYWSNTSSNDAVRRFIQQADTSAVKQEIEKLVAGETIRKEIRQELTYQDMYSTVDNIWSVLFTTGYLTQRGKPDKKTFCLAIPNMEIREIYTEQIMALFKEDMRSNRADTEAFCRALQDGDAAEVEKRFTDFLRRTISIRDTFVKKRLKENFYHGILLGILSCYNAWIVSSNEEAGDGYSDILLMMEDEETGVVIEVKYAENGNLDECCRKALEQIEENHYEETLRDEGSTHILKYGIACYKKRCRVMLAKN